The Pectinophora gossypiella chromosome 15, ilPecGoss1.1, whole genome shotgun sequence genome segment TTCATTGCCTGCACATTCCATGCCACTGTTTGAATCATCAAATTGTAAAGGGTTCCTTAAAGATTTCGGCGGATGAGTCTTGTTGAGCAACTTTAGCTTCCTGTGATATTTCCCATCGCTGTTTTTCCCTGAACTAGTGGTAGGTGTGAAAAATGGCGGCAGGTCAGTTGCAACTCTATAACCTATCATTTTGGACAGAGTTGGTGAACCATTCTTTGAGGAACTCTTGTATACGAAATTGAAGCTTGAGCTACCTGGTAATGATGGAGTGTTCATAACAGCTGGCTTTGAGACTTCTGCATTTTGTGACTTGAGAACAATCTTCCCAGGCTGTATTACCAgctcctttttctttttctctaaATCATACCTTTTGGGTTTGAATTCATTTTTAGAGAAGAATGTAGACTTGGATGAACAGCCACCACTGAAGGACCTCTCTCTCATTTCACACACATCCTTATCTCTGTGTGACCATTTTCTTTTGCCACAAAAGGCATTcctaaaaatataagaaaaatgtaagcataatatacctatatgtGAAATAGAAAAAGCAATGTACAGGTCTTCTAAATGAATATTTACCTTTCTGGTTTCAATACTGTTgctttatgtttgtttgtattaACAGTAAGAGGAGAAAATCCTTGAGACTGTAGAGTAATAGTTGCCGGGGCTGCATTTGCCTGTAAGCACCAAATAAAAGTGAATGAAAAGGAGACAAGGGACTTAATAGATTATATACTTTAAAGTCACAAGACTCTTTTTCTAGTGAAAATTTACCAAAATTTTGCATATACATATTTGAGAAACTAGTTGATCAAATTGTTCCATATTTAGTAACTTAAGAATTGCAAATGTCAGTATTTCACTTGCTCAAAGTTCCTCAACTTGGTaccgaatatttttattttacctcaGTTGTAACTGTGAGTATCTCTACTGGTGGAGAATGCTTTCCATCCATGTACTCCGCTGGTATCTTCTTAAATTTACGTTTTCTCCGGACATTTGCTGGCCTTGTAGGAGAGAAGTTTTCATTAAAAGAGTCTGATTCAAAGTTGCCGATTTGACAGTAATGCCGGGATTTAAGACTGCTAGACTTGTGTACACTGAGGTGCGGGTCATCAGAATCGGAGAGTGGTTGTGTGATAAGCGGTGCCTGCGGTGGGCTACTTGAGCTGCCATCCTCCACCAGACTCACGGCCACTGCTGCTGCTGTAATTAAAGcaatatttacattaaatataGTCTTTAATGCTGTAACTATTTAAGAATTCTATACTGTAAAACAAAAGGTCGTGGATTTTTGCTATGACCATTTCTATTATGTTCTTTGTTCTATTCTATTGCAGTTTTCTATTAATTTCATTATTGATGACTGTACTATTAGTCCAAGAAAATCGCGACTGAGCCAAAGATTTCATTTTCATGTATGGAAAAATAACACGGTACTAACGCAAGTTGCCCGCAGATCGCGTGCGTCGTCTCAACCCCAGTTTTCGCCTTTCCTGACGGCCACAATTGCTTTCCTCGAGAGCCAGGTTCAAGTCATGAGATAATCTCTCCATGGTCACTACACTACCCTACCCGCTGCCACAATTGTACCCATCGTCACCACACGGCGAAGGTCCACCTTCTAGAACATACGTTGTGTTATGACCGGTCACTACTGttttaattcacttaatttccCTTAGCTCACAGCTGAACTCCAAACAACAATATCTTCACGAAAATGCCATGCCACTCGCTCCTAAGTAAAATACCACAGATATCatcaatttgtaaataaaacgcTGCAGTTTTTTTCGCTATAGACAACAAGGTGAACGGGAGACGTGAAATAAaatacgcacacacacacaacaaatAGGTACTCTCGGCGATTGCCTTCATTGAAAACTAGAGGTGGGGGTAAGATTACGAGATATACTAATGGAATCATTCGATTATGAATACGTCTCGAGACATCTCGAGTTTAATATTAGATTGCATTGTGAGCTGTGTGTggtgtataattaattatttacaatcGTAGAAATAGATTTTTGGAATGACTTTTCTGGCAGTGGACATAAATGTAAATTAGATATAGGCAATTAGTAACAATATTCATTCATTACATACTTTTAGGGTGACAACCTAATGTGTTTATTATGTTTCGGCGAAATTTTAACATCTGAAACAATTTTGGGCAACTTccaataacctttttttatctttgatttggatgttttaattttttcagcTAATGAGCCACTTCTTTAGGGATACGTATGAAGTAAAattaaagaattattaagaaaaaataccGACAAGgtaattatttctgaagtaaggtagattttttaaaaagggtcataatggccccgattcctgcagacaccgcctaattttattttaagttatatccgtcattttcatatccgtcgaaaaggaaagggacggatgcttcacagctcttaattttaggaagaatgagtgaatgaatgaataacccgggcgaatcaaaaggtacgtcgctggtatgcaatccgtttgacgtgctgtccacttaactgtgtcgggttattgacggacgtaaaatttttagacggttggtttagatttgtgcttaaaattgacgtgtgttccataaattttatgcttgtcgattacccgtccctttccttttcggcggataagaaaatgacagatataacttaaaataaaattagatggtatttacaggaattagcaccaatgggccatatctcctaaaccgtaaatactAGCAGTCCATACATGGGgcgtttctggtagctaatgagcccctctgtctagtttttcattttgaacgtgaacttctgggccaccctgtgtATGCCCCTGCATAATAATGTACCCAAGCAATGCGAAAATAGGGAAtgatcacgttaaatctgtattgttttgtagcctggaaagtcccttattacatTATCGATTATAGTAATTAAATTAGTATTtcgaataaataaatcataaccGCTCACCTCTACTGCCAGGCACCACCGCCGATTGCGGTGTTGCCATGTTTAGAACTTGTCAAAATAAGGCACACTTCAAAGTTGGCATTACTGATAAATAATAACTTGCGGCTAACTTCACTTTAGTACTAGTGCTTCAAAAATAACAGGTTTATGTAGCTCAAATGAGTTAAAACAGACgctaaaaaacaaataatatttgtaCTCCAGCAACTAATACTTTTATATAAAACTTCTTTCTTTTccaaacaataatttaaaaaaatgtagtacATGAcagtgtaaaaaaaatgttgtttgattAAAAGCATTTTACAATAATGATTGACTCTTTTTAATGACGATCATCTCATCCCATCCTTACTTACTTGCGTTGTGTCAATTTTTGCGCCAATTTCTGTTTTTCTGttattagtgatttttaactaATTTGGTGGTTTCTTTTGTGTTTGATCGACGTGACAATAGTGGGCAACCAAGGTGaaagtataaatattatttgtaacaaatatCTATAACGGTCCTTCGGTTTTTTGTCAGATTTATATCCTTgtgattttttgaatttgttcgCTGTTTTTTTCATACTATTTGTTGTTATTTACCATTgttaactaataataattacaaaataatgctTATCAACTCACTATACCGTAGAACAATACATAGATACACTAATTAGGGTACTCATTTAAGTTATAAATTACGTGGGGGTAACGATCATGAAGTTATGATCAAGATATATTCAAAAGACAAATATAATTCGTTTcattggcctccgtggtctagtggtaagagacGTCTCTCGTAATGGTCTGGTGTTATCATTTTGCTGTGTTGTAACCGCTAATATCTGTAAGTGGTACATACATAAGAGGTGGACACTTCTTACACaggtaaataaattacttttccTATTAGGAGATCCCCATTACTGTTCCGCCTTATGTATATCTTCATGTAtgttttcattttaagttttcaTCTGGAGCTCCTGGATTCGATGCCTGTGGGGAGATAACAAAAACCATTTTGCGGTCCCTACTTTGCTTATATTAGAATAATTAtccaaaagcaagatgatctgtgcttctcTCTATGCTCTAGCTTATCTTTACTgaattaagtatgtagtcattacatgagccacatCAGGAATCTCTGGTgactcaatattaaccctgactgAAGGTGATGGGGTCCATCATTGACCTTATACCTCACACAAGAGAAAAGAAGATTTGTTTTAAGTTGTAAATGATTATAAGTGATTTGCATTTTCTTTATATGGCTTTGGCAGTATAGATAGTACATTCTTTCCTTTTcgttttacttacaattaattttcacAACATTTGCACCACACTTTcttatcttttaataaaatgtcATAATATCCAGGCAATCTCAAAGTAAGGTCTGTTATGTAATAACAAAGGTACAAATTGGTGAAAATTTACCAAtctaaaccaaaaaaaaattctatttttctattttttcaaTCCTGATATTTCGTAATTCTGCCTTCTATTCCTGTCTTTATCAAGCAAGTCCTCTCTATTTCATCTCAAACCTTATCCCAAAGCTTTATGGTATCTAATACCTAGATACAAACTAATTTATGTACAACATTTCATAGCTGACCATTACTCTTGATTATAGTAATTGAACCCTTCATTTCTCCATTTAAATCTTCTTTCTTCacttctgtccttttcttatttcAATAGGTCATCAGCATCACATTCTTCTTTCTATTGTTTATTAAAACTAGCTTAATCTACAACAAGTATGCATACAATGTGACATTACAGGTCTATTCGAGCGCCAATGGAGGGCGCTCAGACTCCGGAAGGTGGGCGGCGCACGCGTGCGGCACTGGCCGAGATCCCTGCGAGACTGGACCGACTGCGGGTGACCCCTCTGCAGGCACTCACCAACACGCGGGACCTGTCTCCTGGGCTGCCCCCTGGATACCTCAGTCCTGCGCCTTCTCCTGATGAGATGCTGATACAGCAGCGAGGTATGTGTGAAAGATTATATTCACGATTTCAGCTGCGTAAGTGAGTGGTACATGCAGAGGGAAGCAATGAATCAGACATTATTAACACGTCAACACCATAGCATTACCTTTCGAGAGAGTGTCATTGGTGCGACGATATTATGACATCTCAACTTAAAATTCAGATACTTGTTGTTGTCATGAACTTTGTCATTGCACTTTTGTAAGTAGATTCTTAGGGGAAGGCAAAACAAAAGATGGGAAGACAATCTCCCAAAAAGCTGGAGAAGAGTAGCGAAAGATCGCCACATTTGGAGAAGCctagaggaggcctatgtcctaggTCAGCCTGACTCCTTGTCAGGTGTGTCGGTGTCGTTGATGTCGGCTAATTATTAGATTCAAGTTAATATTAATAGAAAGCAATGTAAGTCagtgaataaaggctatttttattatttatttattttattaagtagatACTCTATTCATTTTAGGTCGAAAGCGTCTGCCGGTGACCTGGTCGCCTGACATAGAATTCAAACGTTCATCTTTCCACTCGGTCGTGCGTACTCCGCCCAAGAACTCACCAGGCCGCCACTCTCCACCGAAACTTGGCGTCACTCTACGTTCGACACCCAGAAAACGCCTTATCCTCGGCGACGCTGAACGAATCCCTCTAACACCTGAGAAAATCGACTTCACAGACATCAGCACTCCACAAAAATTCAAATTGTCAAGCCCGGTCAAAGGAACTCCTCCCATAAAACGCGCTAGACTAGAAAAAACATTAGATGCTGATTTTAAAGGACCTCTGGATACTGCTCTTAAAGGGTTAAGCCCAACTCAGCTGATCAGTATGATAAGGAACATCACCCACAAGCATCCTGAGTTGGAGCAGGAGATAAGAAAAGAGATGCCGAGTCCGGATTTAGCCCCTCTAGAGGAGAAACTCAGTTACTTGAAGTCCAATATCTTCAAGAGTTTGCCTACATCACGGTTGACTTCGAAGACCGATTCGCCGGCGTATTCGCGAGCATCGACGCATATCTCCGCGTTCAAGAAGACAGTTATCGAGCAAGGGAAAGTTTTGGTGGAATCCCAACATTGGGAAGCTGTTATCCAATATGTGTTTCTTGCTTGGAGCTATGTCAAGGCTACTCCAGTGTGGGACAACCAACCACACAACACTCAGAGGAAACAATGCTTCAGAGCACTTACAAATTTCTGTATGATGGCTCTAAAGAAGGGAGTTTTGAATAGAAGCTTACTGCTAGATGTTCAGGATAAACTGCAGAGTATGGTGGCTGACAGTGAAGACATACAGTCCTGTCTCAAATACACTCAAGGGAATTTGAAAGACTTGCTGTGAAATTCCTTTTCGATTCTACTATGGCTAAACTTCCTTTTTATTaccttgttttataaaaaaaatgctttttaatTTCTAAAAGATTTGATAAGTTTGGAAAATCatggaaattgtttttttagtaCCTATATTAACTCATCATgaattttattgaatattcaagttgcatttttattaagtacatacatgCCAATTTGCATTTTATGATAGTATataatttcttttgtttaatatCTTTTCATTACACTGAAGAGAATCAAATAGATAAATGTTTAATGTACTGCTTATAGACTGAATATTATAAATTGTCTTCCATGTGAATTTGGAAGTATTTTTTGtgtcatttattttaataagtatgaTTTGATTCTTTTCAACAATGCTGTGAGGATGTCAAAATTGTTTTTGTCATTTAGAATTTTAGTTGATAGATGATTAGCTTTTAAGTTTTTCTCCGTGGGGTTTACGATGTAATAACGGTTTTTGCGTATTTAGTTTTAAGACTTGCAGCGGTACAGTTGCCCTTTCGTAATTCTGATTCGCTTCTGTCTAATATATTAGCAACCGCTCTACCATATTTTCAGAAAATATccttatattaaaaattggCTAATGTTCTCCATCTGTTATAAATTGGTCAAGTTACCTAATCATAagtctattttaaaatattgtgcCTTATTTTGGTAAGATATTTCCACAGTTAATGTTGACAATATATCGATTGATATTACATTATCTTTGCGATACGAAGTTTGTGCCTACCCAGTGTATCTGATAAGGATACTTTGAATCTTAATAAATGtgtcttattttaataataatacatactagTTTTAATTTCTCCATAACGATTACCTACAAATCCAAgggaaatgaaataaaacatttttttatttatttttatatattatattatgatttcTTTCTCgacgtaaaataaataacaaatatattcgaattttattacaaaacttaCATTTAATATGGCAATTGAATTTTATTGAACAATTGACAATtccgaatttaaaaaatactgttaatttacaatttattgaGCATTATGATATTGAAATACGTTCTTTGgtcaaattatattaaataatggaaTGTTTCTTTTTGTCATTTCATAGAAAGTAATCGCTTTTCGTCTTCATACGAAGAAAATATTCGAGTGGGTAACGATTATAAATAAGAGAATTCTACCAAATACACTAACAACTGAACAAAAGTCAGGTAGTTTTGGCATATATTTTGGCTTATTACGTAAcaaagtataacattttatatacaTTACTTTATTTACAGCTTATAAGCTCTTGTCGCTCGTTATTGGACGGACATGTCTTTAAGTAGATAGGTAAAGTaccattatttaatattaatcacTGTAGTGTCATCAAATGGATTCGTTCCTAGAACGCCACTCCATTGTCTGACTACCCTGTTAGGGATATAGCGTGGATATAAGAAGACATGCAAGTACCATAGACGGTTACCACAATAAGATTATACTATACGTACGTAATTgtcttttaaaatacattttggtcATTGCTGAAATTATCACAAGTGCGAGATTAGGTACTCTTTATAATACTAGATCAATAATACggtaaaaatactttataaaaatgtattatgcaGTCACGGACGTATGTTCTTTCATACATCCCACACGCATTCGTATTACAAACATCCGGTCATAACTAAAGCGTCGTGCAAAATATTTGGCTTTAAAAAGTCTTGTATTGCAAATCTTTGGTTCGTCAGATAACGAGCGACAAGCGCTATACGTTACGTCTACCACCTTCCTCGCAGCTGCCGATTTTGAATCTTATTTTCGGCCCGTCGGTGCGCGGTGACTTTGTTGCGGAGCGCGCTTCGGGGCCGATGTGGGGGCCTAATGGGCCTGAAGTGCGTAGTGATGTGGTCTTCGTCAGTACGCTGGGGGCCCTAGAGGGGTCTACCGGCCCGCGGGGGCCATGGATGCCCGCGTGTCTGCCCTCGACTCCCCCAGTGACACTTGGCTGAGCACCGTTCGCGTGTTGCTGTAACTGTACCCGTGACGCTCGTTCCATTTCTCTAAAAAGAATGGGTTGACTAGTTATTTGTCTTTATTAGaagtaacataatatgacaACGCTAGacgataaataagaaaattatactttcatgctatttatttaattgcaAATGACTTGGTGACTAAGGTGATGCAAGGTGCAATTTTTATATGCGTGCATCTGGATATTGTGCGACCTTCATAGTGTCGATGGTATATCATAGGACTTGTTTAtagtaaaataagtaaataaatgaagagTTCTAAGTATTAATTTGTAGTGTAGCGATAATGCATTTTAGTAAACATCTACTTCTGTAGTGCTATAAGTTAACTGACGACTTTATCGATAAGTAGATAGatacaatacaaacatacaGAACAAGACAACACATAAGCTACACATTAACTGTTACTACATGCGAACCCACCTTAACCCTTAGCCGAACGGTGTCTTATTTACATGTGACACAAATGTGAGCCCACCACAAACACGGGGTATTACTAAAGTCTATACCTTCAGGGTCGTATGTAGGTGGCGAGCGCGGAGGTTCGCTCGGGGGTCTTGGCGGGGCATGCGACGGGCGAGGAGGGATACGCACCGCTGGTGAGGCCCGAGAGGCGCGCGAGCGGGCAACAGAGCGCCGCCGCGTACGCAGCGCGGTACTGCGCGTTCATTATCACGTAGATGATCGGGTTCACGCATGCGCTCGCGTACAGGAGTAGGTAGCCGGCGATGTGGAATACTGTGCGAGGGAAATAAATTAGTACAACATTGGCAAAGGAACAGGAGAGAATATTTTAAGAGTACAAGTATATTAATTAGCTCTCGTCACATTGCTGGCGTCACGCTAGGCGCAATGCCAAGCgtctagattagattagatacctACTCTACAACTACTAGCGCCGCGCTGGAGTTGCGCTAGCGCCCTGTCACACCGGCAGTGTGGCGAGAGGTAGAcagagaaaaaagaaagagtTTCAAAGTTGTGGAATTAGACGTAACATAGAAATGCTTAGCAGAAGTACTAAGAATATGTAGGTATAAACAGAATGTCCAAATCATAAGGAAAAGAGGAGGTTCCAAATTGTCTTAGACAGGAATATTTTAAGAGTATACAAGATACTTAGTGAGAACTGGTCATCAGATTGACCAGAGCGGTCTTTCGTGATTCTAAgacactaataaaaatagtgaTTATTAGCTACGAAAAGAATTAAAATAATGcgtcatggagaatgctacaccgacaagagcgtggctcttaaattagtgatgaaaatAATGCCTTCTAATAAAGAAACCTATTGCTTAGATGCTGACGCAGGCGATACGGTTTTACTAAGAGAAgggattttattttcattaacttCTCCCATTTCTTAGTTGTCGAGATTCGGCATCGAGCAATAAGAGTAATTTTAGGGCGGAGTTATCGGTTAATTAACCGACAGTGTGTAGGTACTTTCATTTAGCTACGTTATTTGCAGACTGCTAATAAATTACGTCATTAATGTTTCTTTCGTTGTACCTAGTAAGAAACCAATTTAATGCTAAAACGGTCTAATTTTCTCATTTGTTTGTATAATTGCTATTTCTCCTTATAATTAAGAGAGGGAGGAACGATGAGTTGTCGCGATGAAGAATCGTTAACCTTTCGTAATGGTAATCCATTAATagcgaaataataataaagttgttttttgtaaaaactctttctcTCTAAAGGTTCTTTTTTAACGCTGGCAAGCAATTATAAGAAAATGTGGCGGTTGCCATTTAGAGAGGAAAAAGTaaaacgaaaaaagaaaaacctaATGGCTGCCACAAGTTTTTTTGGCGCCAAGCGGCCATTGTTTTCGTGTCAAGTTGGTACCTTACCTATACGAACTTCGTGCTCGTAAGTttgtatacttaaatataaagcGCACAGTACACGATCTTGCCAAGGCCCTCTTTATGTACTTAGGtgttattattacttacctacttgtctGCGTAAAAAGTAaccaagtaaaaaaataattaaagggaAGATGTAGCATTTTAATGGATTTTCCCTTTGAActttaacaataaatatttgtcaGGAACACATGGTCGTGACTCGTTGTGAATTTCACACGAGTGTTTATGATAACTGAAGGAAGTAAGTAATGTGTTCATATATTTTCATGACATAATTTACTGAAGTGAGCCGCAGATGGCTTTTCGCTGCTTCGTGCAGTCTAAACGAAGAGCACTCACaattttaacatattatttatatgtaatATACGAATCTAGATAAGGAGGTACCTATTTTAGATacgtattttattgtttctgaCTAAAAGGcaacattattaatatatacTAAACTCCTATTAGGTCGATAGAGCTTTGAAGCTTCCCGCTCGTGGACTCTATGGGATGTGAAAGTAAGTTCGCACACGCTTTGTAAACTATTCTTTAGAAAAAATACTTGACCATTCTTTAGATTAATTTATGATAAAGGGCACTAAAAAGACACCTTCCTTCGGTGCCGACTCATATCGGGACTTCACGCCAACCTCCTTGTTTCGTACGGCTGTGGATTCTATTAGTGCTCCGAACCTCTTATTAACCACCGAACCAGTCTCAGTTTCTCAGGGCCATATCTAGAACGccatggtggcgccaccaacaaaatgtatgcaattgTTGTTGTTGAGTTGCGCAACGTGTAAGACACTGGGGTAGCGTTTATGGAATCCGACCATAGTCGCGCAACCATGATT includes the following:
- the LOC126373166 gene encoding uncharacterized protein LOC126373166, which translates into the protein MEGAQTPEGGRRTRAALAEIPARLDRLRVTPLQALTNTRDLSPGLPPGYLSPAPSPDEMLIQQRGRKRLPVTWSPDIEFKRSSFHSVVRTPPKNSPGRHSPPKLGVTLRSTPRKRLILGDAERIPLTPEKIDFTDISTPQKFKLSSPVKGTPPIKRARLEKTLDADFKGPLDTALKGLSPTQLISMIRNITHKHPELEQEIRKEMPSPDLAPLEEKLSYLKSNIFKSLPTSRLTSKTDSPAYSRASTHISAFKKTVIEQGKVLVESQHWEAVIQYVFLAWSYVKATPVWDNQPHNTQRKQCFRALTNFCMMALKKGVLNRSLLLDVQDKLQSMVADSEDIQSCLKYTQGNLKDLL